From Ipomoea triloba cultivar NCNSP0323 chromosome 5, ASM357664v1, the proteins below share one genomic window:
- the LOC116019851 gene encoding superoxide dismutase [Fe], chloroplastic-like, translating to MMAAATASANSLSSAFFSRQSFPVSSNHNFKCGKIEKKFTRGGFPKIRAVFELKPPPYPMNALEPHMSRQTFEYHWGKHHRAYVDNLNKQIAGTELDGASLEDIVLVTYNNGDMLPAFNNAAQAWNHAFFWESMKPGGGGDPSGELLELINRDFGSFETFVKEFKAAAATQFGSGWAWLAYKANKLNVGNAVNPVPSDEDKKLVIVKTPNAVNPLVWDYSPLLTIDVWEHAYYLDYQNRRPDYISIFMENLVSWEAVSARLEAAKARAIEREQEEKRRLKEEEEGELRSTDPSEVFIESDTDSEAESE from the exons ATGATGGCGGCGGCTACAGCTTCTGCGAATTCCCTTTCGTCTGCCTTCTTTTCTCGCCAAA GTTTTCCGGTGAGCTCAAACCATAACTTCAAATGTGGAAAGATAGAG AAAAAGTTCACAAGAGGTGGGTTCCCGAAAATAAGAGCAGTATTTGAGCTAAAGCCTCCACCATATCCCATG AATGCATTGGAGCCTCATATGAGTCGCCAAACATTTGAATACCACTGGGGAAAACATCACAGGGCTTATGTTGACAACTTAAACAAGCAAATCGCTGGAACGGAACTGGATGGGGCGTCATTAGAAGACATTGTATTGGTCACATACAACAACGGTGATATGCTTCCTGCATTCAACAATGCTGCACAG GCTTGGAATCACGCTTTCTTCTGGGAGTCTATGAAACCAGGTGGAGGAGGAGACCCATCAGGTGAACTACTAGAGCTAATCAATAGAGATTTCGGTTCGTTTGAGACATTTGTAAAGGAGTTCAAGGCTGCTGCAGCAACACAATTTGGTTCTGGCTGGGCATGGCTTGCAT ACAAGGCCAATAAACTTAATGTGGGAAATGCAGTAAATCCCGTTCCATCAGACGAAGACAAGAAGCTTGTAATTGTTAAAACTCCCAATGCTGTAAACCCTCTTGTCTGGGATTACTCT CCACTCCTAACAATAGATGTTTGGGAG CATGCTTACTACCTAGACTACCAG AATCGACGCCCCGACTACATTTCTATTTTTATGGAGAACCTTGTATCGTGGGAAGCAGTCAGTGCTCGGTTAGAGGCAGCAAAGGCTCGGGCTATTGAGCGCGAGCAAGAAGAGAAAAGAAGGcttaaggaagaagaagagggtGAACTAAGAAGCACTGACCCTAGTGAGGTGTTTATTGAAAGTGATACAGATTCTGAAGCTGAATCTGaatga
- the LOC116019852 gene encoding ATP synthase subunit delta', mitochondrial, with protein sequence MFRHSSRLLVRATTMGWRRPFSTDLPAETAADSTFVEAWKKLIPNVDPPKTPSAYMAPRPATPSSIPSKLTVNFVLPYSSELAGKEVDMVIIPATTGQMGVLPGHVATIAELKPGVMSVHEGNDVSKYFVSGGFAFIHANSFADIIAVEAVPLDRVDANLVQKGLAEFTQKLNTASTDVEKAEAQIGVDVHSALNAALTG encoded by the exons ATGTTCAGGCACTCTTCTCGACTCCTAGTTCGCGCCACCACAATGGGGTGGCGTCGTCCCTTCTCCACCGATCTGCCCGCCGAGACTGCCGCGGATTCTACTTTCGTGGAGGCGTGGAAGAAACTAATCCCTAACGTTGACCCGCCCAAGACCCCATCGGCGTACATGGCCCCTCGCCCCGCCACCCCATCCTCCATCCCCTCCAAGCTCACCGTCAATTTCGTCCTTCCGTATTCATCCGAACTCGCCGGCAAAGAG GTTGACATGGTCATAATCCCTGCAACTACAGGACAGATGGGTGTTCTACCTGGCCACGTGGCCACGATTGCTGAGCTGAAGCCTGGTGTCATGTCAGTTCACGAAGGTAATGACGTGTCCAAATACTTTGTGAGTGGCGGCTTCGCTTTCATCCATGCAAATTCTTTTGCCGATATAATTGCTGTTGAAGCTGTGCCACTTGACCGCGTTGATGCAAATCTCGTGCAAAAGGGCCTCGCTGAGTTCACACAGAAGCTAAACACCGCTTCAACTGATGTAGAGAAAGCCGAAGCCCAGATCGGTGTGGATGTACACAGTGCCCTCAACGCTGCTCTTACTGGTTAA
- the LOC116020783 gene encoding pentatricopeptide repeat-containing protein At1g02060, chloroplastic: MAMIPNLQRHLLFNGRNAQHPFSHCLSTLSHLFSPPSTAAADDNDAKPPDDAKPKLSPRKKAQALAELIKFQPWSPKTESSLSALSGPSLSETTVIHTIRLLKTPRKALNFFVWAEQKGCALTSQCYFRMLELLGTERNLNTARNFLFSIPKRSNGAVPLEARFFNSLIKNYAVAGLFQESLKLFTTMKVIGISPSVVTFNTLFSILMKRGRTGMVYDLFDEMLKTFGVKPDLYTFNILIRGCCMNSMVDQGFRFFKEMEKHECEPDVITYNTIVDGLCRAGKVEIAHNVVKGMLKKGSDLSPNVVTYTTLVRGYCEKQDVEAALNVFKEMVDRGPEPNSITYNTLIQGLLEARKFDKVKELFKGAGEDGRFVPDTCTFNTLIHAHCSDGNLKAALESFEKMSILNVAPDSATYSILIRCLCQKGDFEMAEKFFDELFKTGTLLSDAGCRPVVAAYNPMFKYLCENGKTKKAEKVFRQLMRMGVQDPLTFKTLIMGNCNEGMSEDGHELLVWMLRRNFVPDFETYESLLEGLLHEGKPRLAYDTLEKMLKSSHLPKTCVFHSILTELVKQNCALECADLVVLMLVKKIRQNINLSTDTVRILFKAGLRERAFEILGCLYDNGYLVNMQELIVFLSQGKKLSEARELLLFSLKNCQSVRIEICSSILSALCKACRAREAFELYYELVERQVELPLNCLEDLRLRLEVEGRSKEAEFVAKRMPRLEVALDYIDPRIT, encoded by the coding sequence ATGGCTATGATTCCCAATCTTCAAAGGCATCTGCTTTTCAATGGCAGAAACGCCCAACACCCATTTTCACATTGCCTTTCCACTCTCAGCCACCTCTTTTCCCCTCCTTCCACCGCCGCCGCAGACGACAATGACGCAAAACCCCCTGACGATGCGAAGCCCAAATTGAGCCCTCGAAAGAAGGCTCAAGCCTTGGCTGAGCTCATTAAGTTCCAGCCATGGTCACCTAAAACCGAGTCCTCTCTCTCCGCTCTCTCCGGCCCCTCTCTCTCCGAGACCACCGTTATCCACACCATCCGCCTCCTCAAAACTCCCCGGAAAGCCTTGAATTTCTTCGTCTGGGCCGAGCAAAAAGGCTGCGCACTCACATCCCAATGCTATTTCCGAATGCTGGAACTCCTCGGGACCGAGAGGAACCTCAACACCGCCCGGAACTTCCTCTTCTCCATCCCCAAGAGGTCCAATGGCGCCGTGCCGCTCGAAGCCAGGTTCTTTAACAGCCTGATCAAGAACTACGCCGTAGCTGGGCTGTTTCAAGAGTCATTGAAGCTTTTCACCACTATGAAGGTAATTGGGATTTCCCCATCAGTAGTTACATTCAATACTTTGTTCTCAATTTTGATGAAAAGGGGTCGAACTGGTATGGTCTATGAcctgtttgatgaaatgctcAAGACATTTGGTGTGAAGCCCGATTTGTATACCTTTAATATTTTGATTAGAGGGTGCTGTATGAATTCTATGGTGGATCAAGGGTTTAGGTTCTTTAAAGAAATGGAGAAGCATGAGTGTGAGCCTGATGTGATCACGTATAATACGATTGTTGATGGGTTGTGTAGGGCTGGGAAAGTAGAAATTGCACATAATGTTGTCAAAGGTATGCTCAAAAAGGGCTCAGATTTGAGTCCTAATGTTGTTACATACACCACATTGGTCAGAGGGTATTGTGAGAAGCAAGATGTTGAGGCGGCTTTGAATGTTTTTAAAGAGATGGTTGATCGTGGCCCAGAACCGAATAGCATTACTTATAACACTCTTATACAAGGGCTTCTTGAGGCTCGGAAGTTTGATAAGGTAAAGGAGTTATTCAAGGGAGCTGGAGAGGACGGAAGATTTGTTCCTGATACATGTACATTCAACACATTGATCCACGCGCATTGCAGTGATGGGAATTTGAAGGCCGCGCTAGAATCTTTTGAGAAGATGTCAATCCTAAACGTTGCTCCCGATTCAGCTACATACAGTATCTTGATACGGTGCTTATGCCAGAAAGGAGATTTTgagatggccgagaaattcTTTGATGAGTTATTTAAGACAGGAACTTTGTTATCTGATGCTGGATGCAGGCCTGTTGTTGCAGCATACAACCCCATGTTCAAATATTTGTGTGAGAATGGGAAGACAAAGAAGGCTGAGAAAGTTTTTAGACAGCTAATGAGAATGGGAGTTCAAGATCCTTTGACTTTCAAGACTTTGATCATGGGAAATTGCAACGAGGGCATGTCTGAAGATGGACATGAACTCTTGGTTTGGATGTTAAGGAGAAATTTCGTGCCTGATTTTGAGACGTATGAGTCTCTGCTTGAGGGCCTGCTGCACGAGGGCAAGCCCAGACTTGCCTATGATACTCTGGAGAAAATGCTGAAGAGCTCACATCTTCCTAAAACATGTGTTTTCCATAGCATCCTTACGGAGCTTGTCAAACAGAATTGTGCTCTCGAGTGTGCTGACCTAGTGGTGTTAATGTTGGTTaaaaaaataagacaaaatatCAATCTCTCAACAGATACTGTAAGGATACTTTTCAAAGCGGGTTTGAGGGAGAGGGCATTCGAGATTCTTGGATGTCTTTATGATAATGGGTATTTGGTAAATATGCAAGAATTGATTGTCTTTCTTTCCCAGGGGAAAAAGTTATCGGAAGCACGTGAATTGTTACTGTTTAGCCTAAAGAATTGTCAGAGCGTTCGTATAGAAATATGCAGCAGTATTCTGTCTGCACTCTGTAAAGCCTGCAGAGCTCGAGAAGCTTTTGAGCTTTACTATGAATTAGTGGAGAGACAAGTTGAACTACCTCTGAACTGCTTAGAGGATTTAAGGCTTAGACTTGAGGTAGAAGGAAGGTCTAAAGAAGCTGAATTTGTTGCCAAGAGAATGCCGAGACTTGAGGTAGCTTTGGATTACATTGATCCAAGGATCACGTAA
- the LOC116019600 gene encoding cell division cycle 20.4, cofactor of APC complex-like — MDQKSLERLQSHWYYPTRLLSTPTEYDFPGDRFIPNRSLMDLDRAHTLLTNPSKELGISKYNGEYRRRLEAALKLDEEGRPFRMLVFRGSPKGSRKSIREIDEMRRSDEESFSCTDVNKQFRAFPKNAGRILDAPNLRDDYYLNIIDWGRTNVLAVALGSVTYLWNATNHGIQQLEEDENNQDDYPSSIAWSTDAKTLGVGCASSKIQLWDAETSKIVRCLKGHEGRVGSIAWNGHVLTSGSFDRSIIHHDVRVSNSLISLLKAHTREVCGLKWSGTGNFLVSGGNDNLVYIWDTFKMSSRDYLHRFNDHSAAVKALAWCPYNYDVLASGGGTFDGCIKMWSIRQGACISSTETRAQICGLQWNKHHKELLSGHGFGERADGTGKLCLWRYPSMSKINDSWNHASRALHLSQSPDGLTVVSAGADETLRFWEIFGPPQADKSRTSDLDNLLSLKTSPIR, encoded by the exons ATGGATCAGAAATCTCTTGAAAGACTGCAATCCCATTGGTACTATCCCACCCGTCTCCTCAGCACTCCCACAGAATACGATTTTCCT GGAGACAGATTCATACCAAATCGAAGTCTAATGGATCTTGATCGAGCCCACACTTTGTTGACTAACCCATCAAAAGAACTGGGCATATCAAAGTACAAT GGTGAATACAGAAGGAGACTGGAAGCAGCTTTGAAGTTGGATGAAGAAGGAAGGCCATTCAGAATGTTGGTGTTCAGGGGGAGTCCTAAGGGCAGCAGAAAATCAATTAGAGAAATTGATGAAATGCGGCGCAGTGATGAGGAAAGCTTTTCATGTACTGATGTCAATAAACAATTCCGAGCTTTCCCCAAG AATGCAGGTAGGATTCTGGATGCACCCAACTTAAGGGATGATTACTATTTGAACATCATAGATTGGGGGAGAACAAATGTTCTCGCCGTGGCTTTGGGCTCAGTGACATACCTGTGGAATGCCACCAACCATGGAATTCAGCAGTTGGAAGAGGACGAGAATAATCAAGATGATTATCCTAGCAGTATTGCATGGTCTACTGATGCAAAAACATTAGGAGTTGGATGTGCAAGCTCCAAGATTCAGCTTTGGGATGCCGAGACTTCAAAGATT GTAAGATGCCTGAAAGGCCACGAGGGGAGGGTTGGATCTATAGCATGGAATGGTCATGTTCTAACATCAGGAAGCTTCGACAGATCCATTATTCATCATGATG TGAGAGTGAGCAACAGCTTGATATCTCTTCTAAAAGCACACACACGAGAAGTCTGTGGCTTGAAGTGGTCTGGAACAGGCAATTTTCTCGTGAGTGGTGGGAATGACAATCTTGTTTATATATGGGATACTTTCAAGATGAGCTCGAGGGATTATTTGCATAGATTCAATGATCATTCTGCAGCAGTGAAGGCCCTCGCATGGTGTCCATATAACTACGATGTGTTAGCTTCGGGAGGAGGGACATTTGATGGGTGCATTAAGATGTGGAGCATTAGACAGGGAGCATGCATTAGCAGCACTGAAACCAGAGCACAG ATTTGTGGGTTGCAATGGAACAAGCATCATAAGGAGCTTTTAAGCGGCCATGGCTTTGGAGAGAGGGCCGATGGAACAGGGAAGTTATGCTTATGGAGGTATCCTTCCATGTCCAAAATAAACGATTCATGGAATCATGCCTCGAGAGCTCTACATCTCTCACAG AGCCCTGACGGATTGACTGTGGTGTCAGCCGGAGCAGATGAAACTCTTCGCTTCTGGGAGATTTTTGGCCCGCCTCAAGCTGACAAGTCAAGGACGTCGGATTTGGATAATCTTCTATCTCTGAAGACATCACCAATACGATGA